The proteins below come from a single Streptomyces sp. M92 genomic window:
- a CDS encoding MBL fold metallo-hydrolase has translation MSPSTPSSPDRTPDDSLRIHFVGNATVLLRYRGLSLLTDPNLLHRGERAHLGYGLVSRRLTEPALDPGVLPGLDAVVLSHLHGDHWDRRARRSLSRSLPIVTTPHASRRLQGVHGFHRAVGLCTWQEETVRHADARVRITALPGRHAGHPVLRRLLPPVMGSLLEFGPAAGPPRHRLYVSGDTLLFDGLDEIARRFPDLDLAVLHLGGTTLPGGFVVTMDGRQGAELARRLGPRLILPVHYDDYSVFRSPLDAFLAEADRKGLADRLVHCRRGQRAVLRPDGGPPVVT, from the coding sequence ATGTCCCCGTCCACGCCTTCGTCCCCGGACCGGACCCCGGACGACTCCCTGCGGATCCACTTCGTCGGCAACGCGACGGTGCTGCTGCGCTACCGCGGGCTGAGCCTGCTCACCGATCCGAACCTCCTCCACCGCGGCGAACGCGCCCACCTCGGGTACGGACTGGTGAGCCGTCGCCTGACCGAGCCCGCGCTGGACCCCGGCGTGCTGCCGGGGCTCGACGCCGTGGTGCTGTCGCACCTGCACGGCGACCACTGGGACCGCAGGGCCCGGCGGTCGCTGTCGCGGTCGCTGCCGATCGTCACCACCCCGCACGCCTCCCGCCGGTTGCAGGGCGTGCACGGGTTCCACCGTGCCGTGGGGCTGTGCACCTGGCAGGAGGAGACCGTGCGGCACGCGGACGCGCGGGTGCGCATCACCGCGCTGCCCGGCCGGCACGCCGGGCACCCGGTGCTGCGGCGCCTGCTGCCGCCGGTGATGGGCAGCCTGCTGGAGTTCGGCCCGGCGGCGGGCCCCCCGCGGCACCGGCTCTACGTCTCCGGCGACACTCTGCTCTTCGACGGCCTGGACGAGATCGCCCGGCGCTTCCCGGACCTGGATCTGGCGGTGCTGCACCTGGGCGGGACGACGCTGCCGGGCGGCTTCGTGGTGACCATGGACGGGCGCCAGGGCGCGGAACTCGCCCGCCGTCTCGGCCCGCGCCTGATCCTGCCGGTGCACTACGACGACTACTCCGTCTTCCGCTCACCGCTCGACGCCTTCCTCGCCGAAGCCGACCGGAAGGGACTCGCCGACCGGCTCGTGCACTGCCGGCGCGGTCAGCGGGCCGTCCTGCGCCCCGACGGCGGCCCGCCCGTCGTGACGTGA